The following coding sequences lie in one Cannabis sativa cultivar Pink pepper isolate KNU-18-1 chromosome 5, ASM2916894v1, whole genome shotgun sequence genomic window:
- the LOC115717738 gene encoding uncharacterized protein LOC115717738 gives MANLLTMDGSGWDLEIIADLFEARDQSLICGIPLSDTAASDQLFWSFENSGVYSVKSAYNFLQKQKSNWFDEEIAAFWSKLWKLKLPSKVSNLLWRACTQCLPTSVQLKTKRVDVNLLCPICMEEEESVLHYLVTCRVVKLCWNRVGIGTVVTPRSGFLDWCWGVFQHATSDQLCLMATICWAVWGARNDLVWNGKAVHPDNVVEFAKKYLDKWKNARQSDSDTSYSAFQAGDGNEHWCPPHSDSIKINVDAALFERNQSYGFGLVARDSNGLLIEGRTVLVYGVVEPVIAEVLGIKEALNCKRLLASLTNVSIFFVKRSANLVVHNFPKAAILFPDRRFSLEHVPTDLLPCLVAEVHG, from the exons ATGGCAAACCTGCTTACTATGGATGGGTCGGGATGGGATTTGGAGATCATTGCTGACCTGTTTGAGGCTAGGGATCAGTCTCTAATCTGTGGTATCCCTCTGTCCGATACTGCTGCATCTGACCAACTGTTTTGGTCTTTTGAAAATTCAGGTGTGTACTCTGTAAAGTCAGCATATAATTTCCTGCAGAAGCAAAAAAGTAACTGGTTTGATGAAGAGATTGCTGCTTTCTGGAGTAAATTATGGAAGCTGAAACTTCCTTCTAAGGTTAGTAATCTGTTATGGCGTGCGTGTACACAATGTCTTCCTACGTCGGTTCAACTCAAAACTAAGAGAGTAGATGTTAATTTACTTTGTCCCATCTGTATGGAAGAAGAGGAGAGTGTCCTGCACTATTTGGTGACTTGCCGTGTTGTCAAACTGTGTTGGAATCGGGTTGGTATCGGTACGGTGGTGACTCCTAGATCTGGTTTTTTGGACTGGTGCTGGGGTGTGTTTCAGCATGCTACCTCGGATCAATTGTGCTTAATGGCGACTATTTGTTGGGCTGTTTGGGGAGCCCGAAATGACCTGGTTTGGAATGGAAAAGCTGTTCATCCTGATAACGTTGTTGAGTTTGCAAAAAAGTATCTTGATAAATGGAAAAATGCTCGTCAGTCGGATTCCGATACATCTTACTCTGCTTTCCAAGCAGGAGATGGAAATGAGCATTGGTGTCCTCCGCATAGTGATAGCATCAAGATTAATGTGGACGCGGCTTTGTTTGAAAGGAATCAATCATATGGCTTTGGTCTTGTCGCTAGGGATTCCAACGGTTTGCTTATAGAGGGACGCACGGTTCTGGTTTATGGTGTAGTTGAACCAGTCATAGCGGAGGTGTTGGGAATTAAGGAGGCTCTTA ATTGTAAAAGATTGCTTGCTTCTCTTACAaatgtttctattttttttgttaaacgatctgctaatTTAGTGGTCCATAACTTTCCTAAGGCTGCTATTTTATTTCCTGATCGTCGTTTCAGTTTGGAGCATGTTCCAACTGATTTGTTGCCTTGTTTGGTAGCAGAAGTTCATGGTTAA